The nucleotide sequence TTTTCATATCGTAGCCTACCACTTCCACTTGCGGCAACCGGTAACGGGGCAGCCGCTTGTCCATGCTCAGGCGCAGCGTGTCTTTGCCCAACACAGGTTTGCGCAGGTGAAACACACCCGCAAAGTGATAGTCGGCACTGTCGCGGCCCGTGGCGGCTCGTTCATTGACCGCTTTCAGTGTACTGATGTTCATCTGTGAGGGCAAGGTCACCACGGTACTGTCGCGCGACTCGATGCGCAGGGGTTCCGTGTAGTTGTTTTCCAGGATCGTATCGCCGTCCATCTGCACCGAGTAGCTGAAATCTTCGATATCCAGTCCAATCGGCAGCGGGTTATCTACCAGCAGATTGAGCGTCAGGTCGATGGTTTTGTCAGTAAAATTATTGATCCGGCCCACGCCCATTTCGATGCGGGGTTTCAGACCCGACACGGGATTGCCGTTTTTTTCTTTGTACAGGTACCAGGCGGCCACGCCTATGAGTACCAGAAGAAGAATGAGCAGGAGAACTTTGGTCGTTTGGCTAAGGTTCATTTTAAGGGGTCGTAATTGAAAGTAAATGCAATCCAGGCAATCCTACTTTCGTTTAATGTTCTCACAATAAAGGTATATTTGCGGAGGTTTCATCGTAAAACTTGCACAATTCTTCTTCCATGAAACAGATTACTATTAGCGTGCCTGACGGTCAGTTCGCCTTTTTCATGCAGTTGGTAAAAGCCCTGAATTTCGTTCAAATCGAAGATCAGGAAACGCTGGAGAATTCCCTAACTCCCCCGCAACGGGAAACTTGGGAAAATGTGAAAGCAGGCTTTGAAGAATATAAACTTACCGAAGCAGGGAAGCGGCCAACACGGCCCATCGAAGCACTACTCGACGAGCTAAACGGCTGATGTTCAAAGTTTACACCATTGAGCACTTTGATCGGGAGTTGAAAAAACTTCTAAAGAAGTACCCTTCTGTTGCGGCCGATTTGCGAAAACTGGGAGAAAGTCTGGCAGAAAACCCTTTTCAGGGTAAGCAGCTTGGCAAAGATTGCTACAAGGTACGGATGGCCATCAGCTCGAAAAGTCAGGGAAAAAGTGGTGGGGCCAGGGTAATTATTTGCGTAAAAATTTCGGCAGAAGTAGTCACGCTTCTTTCCATTTACGATAAATCAGCTCAAAGCGATATTGCCGATAAGGTCTTGATTCAGCTTTTAAAGAATTCAGGATTATTATAAAAATACCTCACCTGACTAGCAGGGTACCCCACCCCTATAAACTCAAACTTCTTCGCAGCAGGCTACCCGGCAGGTTGATGTGCGCGCTGCTGTCGGCCTGTATTTCCATGGATTTGAAAATATCTTTTTCCACAATCAACGTACTGGAATCGCGCACCTGAAGCGTGGCCGCGCCGATCTGGTTGTTGCCCTTTATTTCCACAAAGCCACCCGCGTGAGCTTCGATATTTAATTGGTCAAAGGTATTATTGGTGAGCAAAATAGCCTTGTCCGATTGCCTGATCGAAAATTCACCACTTTTCCATCCCCTCACGTTTGCCACGACGCCGTCGGATTGAACACCGGACAGCGCAGGAGCCATGATGTATAGGTAGGTATTACTCCTGAAATCATACCCATTGCCATAGGGGTACCTTTCTGTATCCAAGGTATGGTAGATAAACAGCGTATCGTGAACTACTTTCCATTCTAAACCAGGATCACCCCACATGTGGTCTACATCCTGCTTCCGCATTTCAAAGGTTTTGCCCGGCCTGATCTGCACCATCCCGAATTGCTTTCCCGTCAGCTTGATGTACTTGAATGGCGGCAGCGTATCGTGCGAGAAGCCGTAGTAGGGATCGGTCCGGTCGATGCGGTCGAAGTTTTTTTTGAGCCCCAGATCATAGCCAATCATGGATATAAAGACAAACGCAAGCAGCGCGAGGAGCAACAAGTTACTGGTTTTCATAGCGTCAGGAATTAGGGGTAGTTGGGTATTCGGCGGCGACGAATTTCTGGTAGCGCGTTTGCAGGTCTTCCAGGCTGATGTCGAGCAGGTACATGGTCTTGAAAAAGACGGGTAATTCAGTTTCCAGAAAGCGCTCCCGGCGAAAAGTCAAAATGAGCTTCTGGGCGTTCTCGGCCGCCGAGTAGCCAATGCCGCGTTGATTGAAAATGATGTCTTTCCCCTGCAAAAAATCGTAAGTACGCATGACGGTATTAGGGTTCACTTCCAGGGTCGAGGCCAGGTCCCGCACCGACGGTATACGCTCACCCGGCGGCCATTGCCCCAGCACGATCTGCTCGCAGACGTAGTCGGCGATTTGCAGGTAAATGGATTGTTTATCTTTGAATTCCATGCATCGAATGGGTTAAATCTCTTTCTCTTTCAGCCGGACATAGGTGATGTACCACAGGATCAGAACAATGACTATCAGCAGCGGGTATACGACGTTTTCAGTTCCATCGGAGTAGGCGACGTGGAACGACTTGTATCTTGGTATCATATACACTACATCCCAGCTAAAGAAAGGAACCGCAGATAGTCCCGATGGACTGGTATCGGCAAGGAGAAAAAGCACTATCCCACGGTTAGCCATTATAAGAATAAGAACAATCAGGATAAAAGCAGTTACTGTTTTGACAAAGGAGGATTTCGTAAAATACAGCGAGCCCAGGAAAACTACCCCCTGAATAACGACATAAAACAAGGTAAAGAACTGTATTACAGACAGTGGTATTTTTCGGTATTTTTCGCTAATATCAGTAGCGGGTATTCTGTTATTGCCTTTGGTGGTATTCCAATCTTCTAATAGTTTGGCATTAGCATAATCTACGGTCCAATTATGCAACCACAGAAAAAGTATCATCAATGGTACGATGACTATAAGGTTCAAAACCAGTGGTGTCAAAAATTTTTCCAGGCGCGAAGAAGGTACCATAAGGGCGGCCATACCTTTATCTCGTGGGCCGTATTGACTGAAAGCCAAGTCTGTATATAAGCTCCCCCCAAAATATACGATCATAAATAAGGCCAAGCTATGCAACCCAGAAAGAAACCCTCCGTATTCTTTTACAATTGTTATCGGCAGCATAAGCAGCAACAAAAACACTAGTAACAAGCCCGCCGTCAATAATTGAATGCGGCCTTTTTCGGCAAATTCCGCTTTGACCAGAAGCAGGAAGCGCGAGAAGCTGAAAGTTTGATTCATAAGGTTATTGATTTGAGTATTTGTTCACCTTCCACATGCAGCAATTGAATTCTGATTCGGTTGCTTTGGTACTTTTGTACTCCTGTACTTTGGTACTCTGCCCCTTTGTGCCTTTGCTCCTCATTTTACCCGAATAACTCCCTAATCCGCGCCGGATTCTGCATCGCGGCGTTGAAGAGTTGTTCCAGATCCACGCGGCTTTCTTCCTGTTCCAGATTTTCGGTGACGGCGTTGTAGCCGCGCAAAGAAGGCTCGGCGTAGAGTACCTGTGCATCGTTTTCGACCGTAGGGCGTGTGCCAAAGTAAAGCCGCTCGGACACGGCTTCCAGGCTGTGTTGCAGCACGATTTTGTGGTTGTCCAGGATGATGATATGATCAATCAGATGGTCCAGGTCCCGCACCTGATGCGTGGAAAGCAGGATCAGACAGTCGGGGCGCAGGGCGGCGGACACGATTTTGCGGAACTGACTCTTGGACGGAATGTCCAGCCCGTTGGTCGGCTCGTCCATGATCAGGACTTTGGTATTGGTGGCCAGCGCAAAAGCCATAAGTACCTTTTTCTTTTGCCCAAAAGACATACCGGTCAGCTTGTTGCCTTCAGGAATGTCGAACTCGGCAAGGTACCTCAGGAACTGCGATTCGTCGAAGCGGGGATAAAACGGCGCGTAGGTACCCGCGTACTGATCCACCGTGACGGAGGGTAGGTAGATTTCCTCGGGAATGAAAAAGACATCCTGCAAAAAAGCGGGCAGACGTTGGCGCGGTTCGTAGCCGTTGACTTCGATTTTCCCTTTTAACGGAAAAAGCAAACCCGCCATCAGGCGCAGCAAGCTCGACTTTCCTGCGCCATTTTTTCCCAGCAGGCCGTAGATATGGCCAGTCATTAGCTGCATGGACAGGTTTTCAAACAAGGGCTGACGCTTGCTGTACCCGAAGGAAACGCTATCGAACTGAATCATCGTTAAGATTGATATAGTGTTCTAGTATAATAGTACACTACAAAAGTATGAATAGAATTTTATGAAGCAAGCCAATCAGAAAAAAGATTTTGCTTGGCTCATAAAACCGCTAACCCAGTTATTCGATGGCAAATTTTGTAGGGGTACCTTGAAATCAGAAACGTACCTGTGCGCCTTTCAGCTCACCGTGGGAAGCAATGGCGATTATCGCCAACACGGCCATGAAAACCAAAACACCTGCCAACAAGGTACCCCATTGGCGCGGCGCATTAGGTTGAGAAAAAAACTCAGCCTTTACTTTTCCGATCAACAGCCCCACAATGAGCAGATTGATCACGTACAGGTACTGCTCGATGCGGTAGGTACTCAGGAAAGCGCCCGTAATCAGAAAACTGCACAGGGTATACAGCGCGAAGTGCGCCAGAAAGAAGTTCCTTAAATTCAGGTAAGTAAGCGGAAGGGGCGGATTTGCCAAATAAAACGTGAATACCCAATACAATCCAGCGCAGGCGATGGCCAGGAAAGACAGGGTTTGGGTGAGTTGCGTGGCGCTTTCAATATTCATGGAAATAAGCGGTTCCAGCATTTTAGATAGGCGCTCTGTTTCAAAATTTTGATCCCACACAATCAGCGGAATCACCAAAGTGAGCATCACGATCGGAAACCAGTTTCGCTTGGGTACTTCAACCGGGGCAGCGGGCGTCCAGTCGGCGGTGAAGGTACCGTAGGCCATCCCGATGCCCCCGCAAAAGCCCAGGGTGTATTCCATGACATTCCAGAAGTTGAAGTCGATCTCAGAAACCCGCCCCAGTACCTGTAGGAAATTCCCGAACGCAAAACCAAACCCGCCGCCGAGTCCGGCGTACACCGCCACCCGCAAAGCAGCCGGATGGCCGTTCCGCACAAGGTACCACGCCAGGGCCACCGCCATGCCCAGGCAAGCCGCCCACAGTTCGGAGCGCGGAGGCGTCATGAGCCAGGCAAATTGTTCGATTATAAAAAAATAAAAAACCACCGCCATCACCACCATTTCCACGAGCAGACTAGCCCACGAAACGGGCTTATCTTTGGAATCACTGAGGGCCAGCCCAAACAGCCCACCACCCAGAAACCCGTACAGACCGCCAATCACGAACAACATGGCTAGTCCGTAATACACATTGCCAAAGTCCGATCCCCGCCCGTAGCCTACCACCATGCCGTAGCTCATGATGCCGCCCAACCCCCAGCCAATGGCACCCGCCACAGTAGCTTTGAGCGCTTTGGGGTACCATTCGGGGCGCTTGGCCAGTAAAATAATCGCCAGCGACCCGATGCCGCCCGCCCAGGCCGCGCCGTGTTCATGACCGAATTGCCCGCGAATAGCCCAGGCGGTACCCAGCGAAATGCCGGCCAGGAGAAGCCCGTAGTAGAAAGATTTCGATGGATTCATTCCAGTGTTTTAAGGGAGTAGGTACCTAGTGTCTTAAATACGGACTGCTCCGCCAATCGGGCCATTTGACCCAACTTTATCAGAAAAAAAATAGCCTTAAACCCACACCTACACGTACTATGAGAAACGAAATCAAGGTTTTATGCTATCCCAACTTGCCCTCCACGGCGGACCAAAAACCGTCCAGAAATTATTTCCCTGGCCTATTTTTGACGAAGGCGAAGTAGAAGCCGTGGCAGACGTGGTCCGTAGTGGGCAGTGGGGCAATCCCGATTGTACGGGATTAGTCGAAGCTTTCGAACAGGAATTTGCGAAGTACTGCGGCGCAAAATATGCCGTGAGTTGCGTCAATGGTTCGGTATCGCTGCGGCTGGCTCTGATTGTCTGCGGCCTACAACCCGGTGATGAGGTGATCGTCCCCCCCTATACGTTCATCGCCACGGTTTCCACGGTGATCGAAGCCAATGGGGTACCCGTGTTTGTGGACATTGATCCCGAAACCTACAACCTCGATGCCACCAAAATAGAAGCAGCCATCACTTCCCGGACAAAAGCTATTATCCCGGTCCATTTTGCCGGGCAGGCCTGCGACATGGATGCGATCCTGGACATTGCGGGGCGGCACAAGCTACGCGTCATCGAGGATGCCGCCCACGCGCACGGCGCTGAGTACAAGGGCCGGAAGCTAGGTACCCTCGGCGACGCCGGGAGTTTCAGCTTTCAATCGTCCAAGAACCTGACCAGCGGCGAGGGCGGCATGGTGATTACCAACGACCCCGAGTTGTATCGCAAAATGGCATCCCTTCGTAATGTCGGCCGCCTGCCCGAAGGACAATGGTACGACCACTTCCTGCCGGGCTGCAACTACCGCCTCACGCCCATGCAGGCCGTACTTTTATCGAGCCAATTAAAACGGCTGGACGACCAAACCCGCCGCCGCGATGACAACGGACTTCTGCTCAACGAACTACTTTCAGAAATCGAGGGAATCACGCCCCTCAGCCGGGGCCACGGCGAGACGGTGCATTGCCATCATTTGTATATTTTCAAATACGATCCGGCGCATTTCAACGGCTTGCCCAAAAACGAATTTGTCGACATGCTCGCCGCCGAGGGGGTACCCTGTTTCCGGGGGTACCCGCATCCGTTGTACAAACAGCCACTTTTTCAGGAAAAATTTTTCATGTGCTACGCCCTACCCGATTCGGTCAGTTACGCCGACACCGTGTGCCCCGTGGCAGAGCAGGCCTGCGCCGAAGAAGCCGTATGGATTCTGCAACACGCCATGCTGGGTACGGCCGAGGACATGGTAGCTTTTGCCAAAGCCATTCGGAAAATTCAGACGGTTGTCAGGGCTTCCGAAAAGGTACCCAAATCCGTATAAATGAAAACCCGCCTGTCGCCGAACGGCGACAGGCGGGTTACTGACCTACCTTCCTTATTTATACCGCTGAATGCTATAAGTATTCGATTGCAGCTTGGAAGCATCGCCCATGGCGGCGTTGATTTCACCAATGCGGGCGTTGATCGTAAAAATCTGACCATTGACATAGGTACTTGTGGTGGCCATCGAATAACCGTCGGTTTGGGTTTCGACCACGCTGGCGGTGGCGAAGTTGTCGTTGCTGCGCACCAGCGCCACGCGGCTGCCGCTGCCTGTCACCACGTACAGATCGGTGGTACCTACCAGCGTCATTCCGTCGCCGGGCAGGTTGCCAAGGCCGCCGACCTCGGTGATGGCATTGCCATTTTTCAAATCCACTTTGAAAAGCTTTCCGACTCCGGTATTGGCCACGATGAGGAAGCCGTCCGGATGATACACGATGCCATTCAAGCCGAACGTCGGACTGGAAAACAGTACGTCATCGCGTACCAGGATGCTGGGGGTACCCTCGGAAGTCACTTTGTAAATTACGGGCGAAAACGAATCCGTGACGTACACGGTACCATCAGGATTGAGGGCGATGTCGTTGGCAAAATGATTCATACCTGGTAATAGATCATCGAGATCGACCCGCCGTTCGAGGGTACGGGAGTTAAGGTTAAATACCAGCAGTTCGGCCGTTTTTTGGGTCGTAGCGGGGCTGCTCTTGCTCGACACGCCATTGTCGCTATTCGCCACGAAAATGCGCTCGTCGGCTACCTTCACACCGACGCCACTGATTAATGCGGGGTCAGACACCAGGTCGGCGTACTGGCCATCGGTGCTCACGGTACCTACCTTGCCCTGCGTGAGGGAGGTGATAATGAATCGGTCCAGCCGGGCCGAGTACGCCATACCCTCGGGGTACTGCCGCTCGGCAAAGAATTCGATGCGTTCGGGAAAATCAGCATTGGGGCTCAACCGGTGGTCTTCACAGGCCGATAAACCGCAGACTGCCGCCATAAGCAGCGCGCCGGGAAGTAGGTTAGTTTTCATTGTGTTATTTTATAGGTGTAAACATGAATTGTCTACGCCTATAAAAGTATTATTCCACGATGAATTATTTTCTCAGTCCGAAGCTCATTCCCATAAGTTTGGATCTGCCCCATTAAAATCCAACCATTTGATAATCAATCCAATGAAGTGTTTTAGATAATTTTCAGTCAGGAAAATATTGGACCAATTATCAAACCGCCGCGACTGTACCCCCAGATAAAACAACCAGATCGCCAGCCCGGCGTAGGGAATCAGTCGCTTTTCCTCTTCGGTCAGTGGGGTTATGGCTTGATAGCCCCGATAGAAGGCGTTCAGCTTCGATGTGTATCGCTCTTTGTCGGGTTCGGTATTGAAAAGCTGCACCACAAAGTAGCTGACGTCGAGAAACAGCCAACCGTTGCCACAAAAATCGAAATCGAAGAGCGTGATGTCCGAATCATCGACAATGTTCATGTTGTCGTACCATAGGTCCAGATGCACAACTCCCTTCCGCAGCTGGCTAGTGTCGGCCTGCGCAAAAAATGTGGCAAGGTACCCTCCCGCTTTTTTCACAAACTGCATTTCTTCCAGCGATTCGTCGTAGTACTTTTTGGCGTATTGGTACGGTAGCACCGCTAGTTCCTGTACCGTGTAGTCCACTCTTTTCAAGTTAAGATTCAGGGTACCCTGGTGCATGCGCGCCATCAGGGTACCTATGCTTTCGCAGGTATTCTCATGCAGATTCCTGATTTTCTGTCCTTCGGCAAAAGAGAACAGGACGCCATAACGCAGCCCTTCGGGAGCCGGAATCGGCTGAATATAGTTTTGATTTTTATCCTCGATGGGATACGAAACCGACACCTCGTTTTCACGAAGCAGATTCAACAGCCGCAGTTCTTCGGCGATTTCGGTTTCGGTGCGCCATTGGTAGCTGTACACTCTGAAAACGTACCTAAGCCCTCCGGCTGCCACCAGGTAGGTATGATTGATTCCGGTTCGAAAGATTCTGCAGGTGGTACCTTCGTCGAACCCGTATTTTTCCTGCAAAAACAAAGCAAGGTGCGGCGCGGAAAGGGTAGAATCCGTAACGGGAAAAGGAGTCATGCGCTTGTGTTAAAATTCAGGGGGTACCTTGATAAATCTTTTTCTGACTGCAGAAACTCACCTTCCCGCCAGGTACTGTTTCCGGTACTCGATGGGCGTGCAGCCTTTGATCTGCCGGAATTGCCGGGCGATGTTCTTGCTGTCGGTCATGCCCATGTCGAGGGCGATTTCAAAAATCGACATATCGGTTTCCAGCAGTTTCTGGGTGAATTTCTCCATGCGCAGATTAAAAATATACTGGTACACGGGGTAGCCCGTAATAGCCTGAAACCGCTTTTCCAGCGCTCGGCGCGACAGGGGTACCTGCTTCACCACTTCATCGACCTGCAGGTTTCGGTCGGCATTCTGGTGGATATATTTCAGCGAAGTAGCGATACAGGTGTCGT is from Salmonirosea aquatica and encodes:
- a CDS encoding LEA type 2 family protein → MNLSQTTKVLLLILLLVLIGVAAWYLYKEKNGNPVSGLKPRIEMGVGRINNFTDKTIDLTLNLLVDNPLPIGLDIEDFSYSVQMDGDTILENNYTEPLRIESRDSTVVTLPSQMNISTLKAVNERAATGRDSADYHFAGVFHLRKPVLGKDTLRLSMDKRLPRYRLPQVEVVGYDMKKFGLSESKIVLQLKFKNRNAFPIEFKDPAYEVDLGSQKSLAKGTVAGVTQVSGGSEEIYDIPLAVDMGDLLKSIGQLIGQGKSLPFKLNFNCTLSSDNEMFKNSDVNLIIEGDLEDLQKIKENIGN
- a CDS encoding type II toxin-antitoxin system RelE family toxin, giving the protein MFKVYTIEHFDRELKKLLKKYPSVAADLRKLGESLAENPFQGKQLGKDCYKVRMAISSKSQGKSGGARVIICVKISAEVVTLLSIYDKSAQSDIADKVLIQLLKNSGLL
- a CDS encoding GntR family transcriptional regulator; translated protein: MEFKDKQSIYLQIADYVCEQIVLGQWPPGERIPSVRDLASTLEVNPNTVMRTYDFLQGKDIIFNQRGIGYSAAENAQKLILTFRRERFLETELPVFFKTMYLLDISLEDLQTRYQKFVAAEYPTTPNS
- a CDS encoding ABC transporter ATP-binding protein is translated as MIQFDSVSFGYSKRQPLFENLSMQLMTGHIYGLLGKNGAGKSSLLRLMAGLLFPLKGKIEVNGYEPRQRLPAFLQDVFFIPEEIYLPSVTVDQYAGTYAPFYPRFDESQFLRYLAEFDIPEGNKLTGMSFGQKKKVLMAFALATNTKVLIMDEPTNGLDIPSKSQFRKIVSAALRPDCLILLSTHQVRDLDHLIDHIIILDNHKIVLQHSLEAVSERLYFGTRPTVENDAQVLYAEPSLRGYNAVTENLEQEESRVDLEQLFNAAMQNPARIRELFG
- a CDS encoding DegT/DnrJ/EryC1/StrS family aminotransferase; its protein translation is MLSQLALHGGPKTVQKLFPWPIFDEGEVEAVADVVRSGQWGNPDCTGLVEAFEQEFAKYCGAKYAVSCVNGSVSLRLALIVCGLQPGDEVIVPPYTFIATVSTVIEANGVPVFVDIDPETYNLDATKIEAAITSRTKAIIPVHFAGQACDMDAILDIAGRHKLRVIEDAAHAHGAEYKGRKLGTLGDAGSFSFQSSKNLTSGEGGMVITNDPELYRKMASLRNVGRLPEGQWYDHFLPGCNYRLTPMQAVLLSSQLKRLDDQTRRRDDNGLLLNELLSEIEGITPLSRGHGETVHCHHLYIFKYDPAHFNGLPKNEFVDMLAAEGVPCFRGYPHPLYKQPLFQEKFFMCYALPDSVSYADTVCPVAEQACAEEAVWILQHAMLGTAEDMVAFAKAIRKIQTVVRASEKVPKSV
- a CDS encoding gluconolaconase; protein product: MKTNLLPGALLMAAVCGLSACEDHRLSPNADFPERIEFFAERQYPEGMAYSARLDRFIITSLTQGKVGTVSTDGQYADLVSDPALISGVGVKVADERIFVANSDNGVSSKSSPATTQKTAELLVFNLNSRTLERRVDLDDLLPGMNHFANDIALNPDGTVYVTDSFSPVIYKVTSEGTPSILVRDDVLFSSPTFGLNGIVYHPDGFLIVANTGVGKLFKVDLKNGNAITEVGGLGNLPGDGMTLVGTTDLYVVTGSGSRVALVRSNDNFATASVVETQTDGYSMATTSTYVNGQIFTINARIGEINAAMGDASKLQSNTYSIQRYK
- a CDS encoding phosphotransferase, producing MTPFPVTDSTLSAPHLALFLQEKYGFDEGTTCRIFRTGINHTYLVAAGGLRYVFRVYSYQWRTETEIAEELRLLNLLRENEVSVSYPIEDKNQNYIQPIPAPEGLRYGVLFSFAEGQKIRNLHENTCESIGTLMARMHQGTLNLNLKRVDYTVQELAVLPYQYAKKYYDESLEEMQFVKKAGGYLATFFAQADTSQLRKGVVHLDLWYDNMNIVDDSDITLFDFDFCGNGWLFLDVSYFVVQLFNTEPDKERYTSKLNAFYRGYQAITPLTEEEKRLIPYAGLAIWLFYLGVQSRRFDNWSNIFLTENYLKHFIGLIIKWLDFNGADPNLWE